Proteins encoded in a region of the Pseudomonas sp. PDNC002 genome:
- the mgtE gene encoding magnesium transporter: protein MTEVEAKKPQESLQDRLNQVVDLLHKHKLVEDLTHRQEGQHHDRVENLVHRQNLAELQRKLDELHPADIAHILESLPLDDRLTVWQLVKAERDGDILLEVSDSVRETLIADMDDHEILAAARDMDADELADLAPELPRDVVHELMETLDAQQRERVRSALSYEEDQVGALMDFEMVTIRDDVSLEVVLRYLRRLKELPGHTDKLFVVDYDGVLKGVLPIKRLLVNDPEKDVAEVMATDPVTFSPDEDGYDAAQAFERYDLISAPVVDKNGKLIGRLTIDEMVDLIREESESEVLNMAGLREEEDIFASVWKSVRNRWAWLATNLITAFIASRVIGLFEGSIEKLVALAALMPIVAGIGGNSGNQTITMIVRAMALDQIQTNSANRLLRKELGVALVNGLVWGGVIGLVAFYLYGNWELGAVMTGAMTLNLLLAALMGVLIPMTLLRLGRDPAMGSSVMITAMTDSGGFFIFLGLATLFLM from the coding sequence ATGACCGAAGTAGAAGCCAAGAAGCCGCAGGAAAGCCTGCAGGACCGCCTCAACCAGGTGGTCGACCTGCTGCACAAGCACAAGCTGGTGGAAGACCTGACGCACCGTCAGGAAGGCCAGCATCATGATCGCGTCGAAAACCTGGTTCATCGCCAGAATCTTGCGGAGCTTCAACGCAAGCTGGACGAGTTGCACCCGGCTGACATCGCCCACATCCTCGAGTCCCTTCCGCTGGATGACCGCCTGACGGTCTGGCAGCTGGTCAAGGCCGAGCGCGACGGCGATATCCTCCTCGAAGTCTCGGATTCCGTGCGGGAAACCCTGATCGCCGACATGGACGATCACGAGATTCTCGCCGCCGCCCGGGACATGGACGCCGACGAACTCGCCGACCTCGCACCGGAGCTGCCGCGCGACGTCGTCCACGAGTTGATGGAAACCCTCGATGCGCAGCAGCGCGAGCGCGTGCGCTCGGCGTTGTCCTACGAGGAGGACCAGGTGGGCGCGCTGATGGACTTCGAGATGGTCACCATCCGCGACGACGTCAGCCTGGAGGTAGTGCTGCGCTACCTGCGCCGCCTGAAAGAACTGCCCGGCCACACCGACAAGCTCTTCGTGGTCGACTACGACGGCGTGCTCAAGGGTGTGCTGCCGATCAAGCGCCTGTTGGTTAACGATCCGGAGAAGGACGTGGCGGAAGTCATGGCCACCGACCCGGTGACCTTCAGTCCTGACGAAGACGGCTACGATGCCGCCCAGGCATTCGAGCGTTATGACCTGATTTCCGCCCCGGTGGTGGACAAGAACGGCAAGCTGATCGGTCGTCTGACCATCGACGAAATGGTCGACCTGATCCGTGAGGAAAGCGAAAGCGAAGTCCTGAACATGGCGGGTCTGCGCGAGGAGGAAGATATCTTCGCCTCGGTCTGGAAATCGGTGCGCAACCGCTGGGCCTGGCTGGCCACCAACCTCATCACCGCGTTCATCGCCTCGCGGGTGATCGGCCTGTTCGAAGGCTCGATCGAGAAGCTGGTGGCGCTGGCAGCGCTGATGCCCATCGTTGCCGGCATCGGCGGCAACTCCGGCAATCAGACCATTACCATGATCGTGCGCGCCATGGCGCTGGACCAGATCCAGACCAACAGCGCCAACCGCCTGCTGCGCAAGGAACTCGGCGTGGCCCTGGTGAACGGCCTGGTATGGGGCGGGGTGATCGGCCTGGTAGCCTTCTATCTGTATGGCAACTGGGAGCTGGGCGCGGTGATGACCGGCGCGATGACGCTGAACCTGCTGCTCGCCGCCCTGATGGGCGTACTGATCCCGATGACGCTGCTGCGTCTGGGGCGCGACCCGGCCATGGGTTCCAGCGTGATGATCACCGCCATGACCGACAGCGGTGGTTTCTTCATCTTCCTCGGGTTGGCCACGCTGTTCCTGATGTAG